DNA from Polycladomyces zharkentensis:
ACGCTTTATCAAACTTACCGATCCGATCCCGATCTGCAGCGCCTGCATGAACGGCATGCCATGATCGCCATCTGGGATGATCACGAATTTGCCAACGATACGTATTTCCCGGCCGTTGCTCCCGACGACAGCCCGGAATCTGATCCGTCACGCCGGTTGACGGCCAACCGCGTATGGTTTGAGTACATGCCGGCACGCGTCACTTTTGATGAAACGCAATCATTTGACCGTTCCATCCGCATTTACCGTTCCTTTTCCTGGGGAGACCTGGCCGAATTCGTATTGACCGATCAACGGCTCTACCGCAGCGCCCACCCGTGCGGAGAGAAGGAACTGGGCGAACGTTACCTGTCCCCCGGCTGTCCCCGTATGAACGACCCGGACCAGACGATGCTGGGGGAGGAACAAAAAGCTTGGTTCCTCGATCGGATGAAATCCACTGCGGCATTGTGGAAAATCTGGGCCAATGAAGTCCAGTACACCCCTTTGAAACTGTTCGGACAGTATCTCAATCTGGATGCATGGGACGGCTACGCAGGCGAACGCCGTGAGGTGACGGAGGCGCTGAAAAAAGCAGGCGTTCGCAATTGGATCACGATCACGGGTGATTTGCACACTTTTGAAGCGAACTTGATCCATACTGATTACGACAACGCGTCCGACGAACAGGCGGTGGGTGTGGAACTGATGGTCGGCTCGGTCACCTCTTCCAATTTGAAAGAAATGCTGAAACAAACGATTCATGGATCGATCTCCGGTTCCAATCCGTTGCCGCTTTCGGCTGTCAAGCAAATGATTGCCGACGTTTACGGCCCGGTGTCATCCTTGTCCGAAGGCATCATGGACGAAGTGATTCGTCGGTTGTCCGAACTCATCACCATGCAAAATCCCTGGATCAAACGGTTTGACAGCACCACACACGGTTACGCCGTGATGGAATTGACGCGGGACAAAGCCACTTGGCGTGCCTATGCGGTCAGCTCGATCCAATCCCGCGACGCACGTAAATCCCTGCTTTTCGAATGTGAGATTCCACGTGACCAGGCACGGTTGGACTTCTCACACGGTTGACGGGATACCATCCGGTTCGAGATGGCCGGAACGTGTCTGGTGAAAGTCCCATTGCTTTCCCGATTCGCTCCACCTGCGCCCTGTAAGGAAGCAGGGCATGGCCGCTCCAACACGGAACGCAGGACGCGGGCAGAGTACGCTTCGCTTAGAGGAAGTTGCTCGCGATTTCATTTCTGTGCTCTCTGGGTGTTCGCTCGGTCGAGCATCGGTCTTTGCTCACCCGGGAAAGCATTTACTCTCTCACAGATTTACCAGACAGGCCCTAGACAAGCACGTCCTTCCCACGTGCAATCTGTGGTGTTCTGTTTCACCTATTTCGTTTGACGGGAACTTCCCGTCTTTTTTTGTTTTTCCCTTGATTTTTTTCATAATCAGGCGGATGATGACATTGAGTATTCAAACACTGACCCCTTCTGTATAGAAAGGAGCAAATCCATGCAGGTGCGTTTGGAGAAACTTTCCTCATGGATCAAACAGGAATCGATCGATGCTGCGTTCCTCACCTCTACCGCCAATGTGTTC
Protein-coding regions in this window:
- a CDS encoding alkaline phosphatase D family protein, with amino-acid sequence MSDRKTPTIDLGRRVFLKSLLTGSALFLVDSLTKGPVVAISRTANAAQAAIATSRYPRFQAQYAPGMGFPQSVASGDPTPTGAMLWTRVDPRVSPGLTTDKVDPGLVQWMQDPASSPNEDVIEAIRQGRFVQFEISEQADFSHIVLSGFAPIYQDYDHIVKVDVDGRLQPQTTYYYRFITRSGHVSRTGRFRTLPTAGAPVRSVRFGYVSCADYTNGYYNAYRMLAEEELDFVIHLGDYVYESVGDPQYQNPLPDRQIHLPGGKSKAFTLADYRTLYQTYRSDPDLQRLHERHAMIAIWDDHEFANDTYFPAVAPDDSPESDPSRRLTANRVWFEYMPARVTFDETQSFDRSIRIYRSFSWGDLAEFVLTDQRLYRSAHPCGEKELGERYLSPGCPRMNDPDQTMLGEEQKAWFLDRMKSTAALWKIWANEVQYTPLKLFGQYLNLDAWDGYAGERREVTEALKKAGVRNWITITGDLHTFEANLIHTDYDNASDEQAVGVELMVGSVTSSNLKEMLKQTIHGSISGSNPLPLSAVKQMIADVYGPVSSLSEGIMDEVIRRLSELITMQNPWIKRFDSTTHGYAVMELTRDKATWRAYAVSSIQSRDARKSLLFECEIPRDQARLDFSHG